A genomic window from Bubalus bubalis isolate 160015118507 breed Murrah chromosome X, NDDB_SH_1, whole genome shotgun sequence includes:
- the CLCN4 gene encoding H(+)/Cl(-) exchange transporter 4 isoform X2, producing MVNTGVISGSGNLMDFLDEPFPDVGTYEDFHTIDWLREKSRDTDRHRKITSKSKESIWEFIKSLLDAWSGWAVMLLIGLLAGTLAGVIDLAVDWMTDLKEGICLSAFWYSHEQCCWTSNETTFEDRDKCPLWQKWSELLVNQSEGASAYILNYLMYILWALLFAFLAVSLVRVFAPYACGSGIPEIKTILSGFIIRGYLGKWTLLIKTVTLVLVVSSGLSLGKEGPLVHVACCCGNFFSSLFSKYSKNEGKRREVLSAAAAAGVSVAFGAPIGGVLFSLEEVSYYFPLKTLWRSFFAALVAAFTLRSINPFGNSRLVLFYVEYHTPWYMAELFPFILLGVFGGLWGTLFIRCNIAWCRRRKTTKLGKYPVLEVIAVTAITAIVAYPNPYTRRSTSELISELFNDCGALESSQLCDYINDPNMTRPVDDIPDRPAGVGVYTAIWQLALALIFKIIITIFTFGMKIPSGLFIPSMAVGAMAGRMVGIGVEQLAYHHHDWIIFRNWCRPGADCVTPGLYAMVGAAACLGGVTRMTVSLVVIMFELTGGLEYIVPLMAAAVTSKWVADAFGKEGIYEAHIHLNGYPFLDVKDEFTHRTLATDVMRPRRGEPPLSVLTQDSMTVEDVETLIKETDYNGFPVVVSRDSERLIGFAQRRELILAITYGRGLLTRALCPELSTKKRV from the exons ATGGTCAATACAGGAGTGATCAGTGGTTCTGGAAACCTGATGGATTTCCTCGACGAGCCATTCCCTGATGTGGGGACATATGAGGACTTCCACACCATCGACTGGCTGAGGGAAAAATCACGGGACACCGACAGACACAGGAAG atAACCAGCAAAAGCAAGGAGTCCATATGGGAGTTCATCAAGAGTTTGTTGGATGCCTGGTCGGGATGGGCAGTCATGCTGCTCATCGGCCTGCTGGCAG GCACTCTGGCCGGGGTCATCGATCTCGCTGTCGACTGGATGACCGACCTGAAAGAGGGCATCTGCCTGTCCGCCTTCTGGTATAGCCATGAGCAGTGCTGCTGGACTTCCAATGAGACCACTTTTGAGGACAGGGACAAGTGTCCCCTGTGGCAGAAGTGGTCAGAGCTGCTGGTGAATCAGTCGGAG GGTGCCAGTGCTTACATTCTGAATTACCTAATGTACATCCTGTGGGCATTGCTGTTTGCATTTCTGGCTGTCTCCCTGGTACGAGTATTTGCACCATATGCCTGTGGCTCTGGTATACCCGAG ATAAAGACCATCTTGAGTGGCTTCATCATCAGGGGCTACTTGGGCAAGTGGACCCTGCTGATCAAGACTGTCACACTGGTGCTGGTGGTGTCCTCAGGCCTGAGCCTGGGCAAGGAAGGGCCTCTAGTGCACGTGGCCTGTTGCTGCGGCAACTTCTTCAGCAGCCTTTTCTCCAAGTACAGCAAGAACGAGGGCAAAAGGCGTGAG GTGTTGTCAGCCGCGGCCGCTGCCGGGGTCTCCGTGGCCTTTGGTGCTCCAATTGGGGGTGTGCTTTTCAGTCTGGAAGAG GTCAGCTACTACTTTCCCTTAAAGACCCTGTGGCGGTCCTTTTTTGCGGCCCTGGTGGCAGCCTTCACACTGCGATCCATCAATCCATTCGGGAACAGCCGCCTCGTCCTCTTCTACGTGGAGTATCACACGCCCTGGTACATGGCTGAGCTCTTCCCCTTCATCCTACTTGGGGTCTTCGGGGGCTTGTGGGGGACCCTCTTCATCCGCTGCAACATCGCCTGGTGCCGGAGGCGCAAGACCACCAAGCTGGGGAAGTACCCAGTGTTGGAGGTCATCGCGGTGACTGCCATCACCGCCATTGTTGCCTACCCCAACCCCTACACACGCCGCAGCACAAGCGAGCTCATTTCCGAGCTCTTCAATGATTGCGGGGCCCTTGAGTCCTCCCAGCTGTGTGACTACATCAACGACCCCAACATGACGCGGCCCGTGGATGACATCCCCGACCGGCCAGCCGGGGTTGGGGTTTACACGGCCATCTGGCAGCTGGCCCTGGCGTTGATCTTCAAGATCATCATTACCATATTCACCTTTGGCATGAAG ATCCCGTCCGGCCTCTTCATCCCCAGCATGGCTGTGGGGGCCATGGCGGGCAGGATGGTGGGAATCGGTGTGGAGCAGCTGGCTTACCATCACCATGACTGGATCATCTTCAGGAACTGGTGCAGGCCCGGTGCAGACTGTGTCACCCCAGGGCTCTATGCCATGGTGGGGGCTGCAGCTTGCCTAG GTGGTGTTACCAGGATGACGGTGTCATTGGTGGTCATCATGTTCGAATTGACAGGAGGCCTCGAGTACATCGTACCCCTGATGGCAGCGGCCGTGACCAGCAAGTGGGTGGCCGATGCCTTTGGGAAGGAAGGCATCTACGAGGCCCACATCCACTTGAACGGGTACCCGTTCCTGGATGTGAAGGACGAGTTCACCCACCGCACACTGGCCACTGATGTCATGCGGCCGCGGCGGGGGGAGCCGCCCCTGTCCGTGCTCACCCAGGACAGCATGACTGTCGAGGACGTGGAGACACTCATCAAGGAGACTGACTACAATGGCTTCCCTGTGGTCGTCTCCAGGGACTCAGAGCGCCTCATCGGCTTTGCCCAGAGGAGAGAGCTGATTCTTGCCATAA CGTATGGAAGAGGCTTGCTTACAAGGGCTCTCTGTCCAGAACTGAGCACCAAGAAACGTGTCTGA
- the CLCN4 gene encoding H(+)/Cl(-) exchange transporter 4 isoform X1 codes for MVNTGVISGSGNLMDFLDEPFPDVGTYEDFHTIDWLREKSRDTDRHRKITSKSKESIWEFIKSLLDAWSGWAVMLLIGLLAGTLAGVIDLAVDWMTDLKEGICLSAFWYSHEQCCWTSNETTFEDRDKCPLWQKWSELLVNQSEGASAYILNYLMYILWALLFAFLAVSLVRVFAPYACGSGIPEIKTILSGFIIRGYLGKWTLLIKTVTLVLVVSSGLSLGKEGPLVHVACCCGNFFSSLFSKYSKNEGKRREVLSAAAAAGVSVAFGAPIGGVLFSLEEVSYYFPLKTLWRSFFAALVAAFTLRSINPFGNSRLVLFYVEYHTPWYMAELFPFILLGVFGGLWGTLFIRCNIAWCRRRKTTKLGKYPVLEVIAVTAITAIVAYPNPYTRRSTSELISELFNDCGALESSQLCDYINDPNMTRPVDDIPDRPAGVGVYTAIWQLALALIFKIIITIFTFGMKIPSGLFIPSMAVGAMAGRMVGIGVEQLAYHHHDWIIFRNWCRPGADCVTPGLYAMVGAAACLGGVTRMTVSLVVIMFELTGGLEYIVPLMAAAVTSKWVADAFGKEGIYEAHIHLNGYPFLDVKDEFTHRTLATDVMRPRRGEPPLSVLTQDSMTVEDVETLIKETDYNGFPVVVSRDSERLIGFAQRRELILAIKNARQRQEGIVSDSVMYFTEEPPELPANSPQPLKLRRVLNLSPFTVTDHTPMETVVDIFRKLGLRQCLVTRSGRLLGIITKKDVLRHMAQMANQDPESIMFN; via the exons ATGGTCAATACAGGAGTGATCAGTGGTTCTGGAAACCTGATGGATTTCCTCGACGAGCCATTCCCTGATGTGGGGACATATGAGGACTTCCACACCATCGACTGGCTGAGGGAAAAATCACGGGACACCGACAGACACAGGAAG atAACCAGCAAAAGCAAGGAGTCCATATGGGAGTTCATCAAGAGTTTGTTGGATGCCTGGTCGGGATGGGCAGTCATGCTGCTCATCGGCCTGCTGGCAG GCACTCTGGCCGGGGTCATCGATCTCGCTGTCGACTGGATGACCGACCTGAAAGAGGGCATCTGCCTGTCCGCCTTCTGGTATAGCCATGAGCAGTGCTGCTGGACTTCCAATGAGACCACTTTTGAGGACAGGGACAAGTGTCCCCTGTGGCAGAAGTGGTCAGAGCTGCTGGTGAATCAGTCGGAG GGTGCCAGTGCTTACATTCTGAATTACCTAATGTACATCCTGTGGGCATTGCTGTTTGCATTTCTGGCTGTCTCCCTGGTACGAGTATTTGCACCATATGCCTGTGGCTCTGGTATACCCGAG ATAAAGACCATCTTGAGTGGCTTCATCATCAGGGGCTACTTGGGCAAGTGGACCCTGCTGATCAAGACTGTCACACTGGTGCTGGTGGTGTCCTCAGGCCTGAGCCTGGGCAAGGAAGGGCCTCTAGTGCACGTGGCCTGTTGCTGCGGCAACTTCTTCAGCAGCCTTTTCTCCAAGTACAGCAAGAACGAGGGCAAAAGGCGTGAG GTGTTGTCAGCCGCGGCCGCTGCCGGGGTCTCCGTGGCCTTTGGTGCTCCAATTGGGGGTGTGCTTTTCAGTCTGGAAGAG GTCAGCTACTACTTTCCCTTAAAGACCCTGTGGCGGTCCTTTTTTGCGGCCCTGGTGGCAGCCTTCACACTGCGATCCATCAATCCATTCGGGAACAGCCGCCTCGTCCTCTTCTACGTGGAGTATCACACGCCCTGGTACATGGCTGAGCTCTTCCCCTTCATCCTACTTGGGGTCTTCGGGGGCTTGTGGGGGACCCTCTTCATCCGCTGCAACATCGCCTGGTGCCGGAGGCGCAAGACCACCAAGCTGGGGAAGTACCCAGTGTTGGAGGTCATCGCGGTGACTGCCATCACCGCCATTGTTGCCTACCCCAACCCCTACACACGCCGCAGCACAAGCGAGCTCATTTCCGAGCTCTTCAATGATTGCGGGGCCCTTGAGTCCTCCCAGCTGTGTGACTACATCAACGACCCCAACATGACGCGGCCCGTGGATGACATCCCCGACCGGCCAGCCGGGGTTGGGGTTTACACGGCCATCTGGCAGCTGGCCCTGGCGTTGATCTTCAAGATCATCATTACCATATTCACCTTTGGCATGAAG ATCCCGTCCGGCCTCTTCATCCCCAGCATGGCTGTGGGGGCCATGGCGGGCAGGATGGTGGGAATCGGTGTGGAGCAGCTGGCTTACCATCACCATGACTGGATCATCTTCAGGAACTGGTGCAGGCCCGGTGCAGACTGTGTCACCCCAGGGCTCTATGCCATGGTGGGGGCTGCAGCTTGCCTAG GTGGTGTTACCAGGATGACGGTGTCATTGGTGGTCATCATGTTCGAATTGACAGGAGGCCTCGAGTACATCGTACCCCTGATGGCAGCGGCCGTGACCAGCAAGTGGGTGGCCGATGCCTTTGGGAAGGAAGGCATCTACGAGGCCCACATCCACTTGAACGGGTACCCGTTCCTGGATGTGAAGGACGAGTTCACCCACCGCACACTGGCCACTGATGTCATGCGGCCGCGGCGGGGGGAGCCGCCCCTGTCCGTGCTCACCCAGGACAGCATGACTGTCGAGGACGTGGAGACACTCATCAAGGAGACTGACTACAATGGCTTCCCTGTGGTCGTCTCCAGGGACTCAGAGCGCCTCATCGGCTTTGCCCAGAGGAGAGAGCTGATTCTTGCCATAA AGAATGCCAGACAGAGGCAGGAGGGTATCGTAAGCGACTCGGTCATGTACTTCACTGAGGAGCCCCCCGAACTGCCGGCCAACAGCCCACAGCCCCTGAAGCTGCGGCGCGTCTTGAACCTCAGCCCTTTCACAGTCACCGACCACACCCCGATGGAAACGGTGGTGGACATCTTCCGGAAGCTGGGGCTCCGCCAGTGCCTGGTGACCCGGAGCGG